In Arvicanthis niloticus isolate mArvNil1 chromosome 4, mArvNil1.pat.X, whole genome shotgun sequence, a single window of DNA contains:
- the LOC117707877 gene encoding TD and POZ domain-containing protein 1-like: MSGDLEATSWGSTHISVQKFCYEWTISNFSFCMGGIRNRITSPVFSLKANEEVNWCLRVYPNGVDEESKDYLSVFLVMLSHPESPVWAKFDFWIVNCQGEKFQCMKSPKVVSFLQHQQRGFKKFILQDPLLCNPNWLLPEDQLTLCCKVSIVGDFFSIPGQNMKPAIKDSRHRLKDDLGELWEKSLFTDCCLVVGGHEFRAHKAILAARSPVFRAMFEHEMKESLTNQVEIQDMDPQVFKEMMSFIYTGKMPQLHSYSMAIGVLAAADEYGLEGLMAMCEDALYRNLSVENAANTLILADLHSIEQLKAQALDFISVHASEVSETSGWKSMVESQPHLVAEAFHSLASAHCSFLEPKVLSGASQL; the protein is encoded by the coding sequence ATGTCAGGGGATCTGGAAGCCACGAGCTGGGGCTCCACACATATCAGTGTTCAGAAATTCTGCTATGAGTGGACCATTAgcaacttttcattttgcatgggGGGAATTAGGAACAGGATTACAAGCCCAGTGTTCTCATTAAAGGCCAATGAGGAAGTGAATTGGTGTTTGAGAGTATACCCAAATGGTGttgatgaagaaagcaaagattaccTGTCAGTTTTCCTGGTGATGCTCAGCCATCCAGAGAGCCCAGTTTGGGCAAAGTTCGACTTCTGGATCGTAAATTGCCAAGGAGAGAAATTTCAATGTATGAAGAGCCCCAAGGTTGTAAGCTTTCTGCAACACCAACAAAGGGGATTCAAAAAGTTTATCCTTCAAGATCCCCTCCTCTGCAATCCAAATTGgcttctccctgaagaccagctcaccctctgctgcAAGGTGAGCATAGTAGGAGATTTCTTTAGTATACCTGGACAGAACATGAAACCTGCAATCAAGGATTCAAGGCACAGGTTGAAAGATGACCTAGGAGAGCTGTGGGAGAAGTCCCTCTTCACAGACTGCTGCCTGGTGGTAGGTGGCCATGAATtcagggctcacaaggccatcctagcagctcgttctccagttttcagagccatgtttgaacatgaaatgaaggaAAGCCTAACGAATCAAGTTGAGATCCAAGACATGGATCCCCAAGTCTTCAAGGAGATGATGAGCTTCATTTACACTGGGAAGATGCCACAACTCCACAGCTACTCCATGGCCAttggtgtgctggcagctgctgacgAGTATGGTCTGGAGGGCTTGATGGCCATGTGTGAAGATGCCCTCTACAGGAATCTGTCTGTGGAGAATGCTGCAAAcactctcatcctggctgacctcCACAGCATAGAGCAACTGAAGGCTCAGGCCCTGGATTTCATTTCAGTCCatgcttctgaggtctctgagacctCAGGGTGGAAGTCAATGGTGGAGTCACAACCCCACTTGGTGGCTGAAGCGTTCCACTCCCTGGCTTCTGCACACTGTTCTTTCTTGGAGCCTAAAGTCCTCTCAGGAGCTAGCCAGCTATGA